A single region of the Metarhizium brunneum chromosome 6, complete sequence genome encodes:
- the NUP120 gene encoding Nucleoporin NUP120 → MDSGDIQYLFKETRLNIEPPAPSSIVSIRVPSKNGNGRSQRRTTHESLSEDETTFRLKNLSINSSIYHRKWHDTPRSFLWRVLEDGAVLSIRAADVCKKDKTPDAPLVLNFNFSVPIQSGCVAFSDPEEHDALCVYVLDQSSQLYTFTLRPEFFRKRTAIDAVLSELCKVQSPAGLGFKSPHRLVAVTANTLLVTVSDGGMIRFDKTKHDDSSSGLWKESFFNVQGWAQNLRSLLPFQGNHTIKHGKVNMEYSAATSIEVTDFGLEGCLFAITICLDHRIRIWNVNDGQILFTGDLLNVERTPQQVGKWSIDPSQSNLVQLVGHNQGQRICATYSPIGVGEFKFWKIIAKDAHTVIVEDLFPKTTLIPSTPSSSDIWTLADFILASPAEGSINLWTLWKNNMSYRVKRLELDRKNMAQSWEENWDGVYPDAGTMPVQTSGPCDSTDVTEKWLQCILQPGRFTKATLETALSIYERGLGTSKDGSNGKGRGLAESICSVLGATASLERGASGAMDYEQFRASGEIQWRRFYRLLAELDRQRGEAIGLAFDPETDMAWVICTDLVSAIRLCSDLERLYHNLGSPDEENASKAALVNAALSFVDGFSDNHVQLAQAALRQEIFDESSKTDLERIQYFSDKAGFWRGITDEDCAQVVDVLGANFAIVDDDLYAHVLDLMAAPLEARRRHLRYPLTEFGQKLVMKGVQDAIALQWNVCFSQVILLVHMEFEFDNEEDALHNRVDIGSVYRKLISALKRLGLLKWLAHTELSIPLSHGDRASQSKKVGDDSTQTVTALEANLGHLLGFDNLKKEPLSSSLADIITNLCAPDSDIEVSPALIQCALIKQDRADLALELVPFSDQNPFSVYVLGRVQLALNDFESAAISFRRAAIGMGTKTVPSDRHSCGLLGDTEWNLLNNGQAMYYSHIVAQYEAQKAYSYVVDFARLAMQFLDAVKDSSSAKVEMLSRLFNAALVTSQFELAHTSLLSIKDDALKHSSLRKLVDKMCETCHSMELVSLPFPGLQQEVDDILADRCRNSTDVVQGFPYHQVLYSWRIKRNNYRGAASVLLDRIQKLKLAGEGDKITGDDVLDTPVTRQYLLLINALSCVEPQQAWIFDEGAPALHQNGDGASKRKVVSLADIRKQYQNELDRIAAIQNNQFGFEAGDVMEL, encoded by the exons ATGGATTCTGGCGACATTCAATATCTCTTCAAAGAGACCCGCTTGAACATCGAGCCTCCTGCGCCATCGTCGATTGTGAGCATCCGGGTGCCCTCGAAAAATGGCAACGGGCGCAGCCAACGACGCACTACCCACGAATCATTATCTGAGGACGAGACGACGTTTCGATTGAAAAATCTATCCATCAACTCATCAATTTATCATCGCAAATGGCACGATACGCCTCGCAGCTTCCTCTGGCGAGTTTTGGAGGACGGAGCTGTATTGAGCATTCGAGCCGCCGACGTTTgcaaaaaagacaagacTCCCGATGCGCCTCTTGTGCTAAACTTCAACTTTTCCGTGCCGATTCAATCCGGTTGTGTGGCATTCTCTGACCCGGAAGAACACGATGCGCTTTGCGTTTATGTGCTGGACCAGTCTTCGCAGCTGTACACTTTTACGCTGCGACCCGAGTTCTTCAGAAAGAGGACAGCCATCGATGCGGTTCTTTCAGAACTTTGCAAGGTTCAGTCGCCGGCAGGACTTGGCTTCAAGAGCCCACATAGGTTGGTGGCTGTGACGGCCAATACTTTACTCGTTACAGTGAGCGATGGTGGAATGATTCGCTTTGACAAGACAAAACATGATGACT CATCGTCTGGTCTTTGGAAGGAGTCATTCTTCAACGTTCAAGGCTGGGCTCAAAATCTACGAAGTTTGTTGCCATTCCAGGGGAATCATACGATCAAGCACGGAAAAGTCAATATGGAATACAGTGCTGCGACGTCCATCGAAGTGACAGATTTTGGGCTGGAAGGCTGTCTTTTTGCCATAACAATTTGTCTCGACCACCGAATTCGTATTTGGAATGTTAATGATGGTCAGATTCTTTTCACTGGTGACTTACTCAACGTGGAGCGTACGCCTCAACAGGTTGGAAAATGGTCCATCGACCCCTCTCAGTCAAATCTGGTTCAACTAGTTGGACACAACCAGGGACAACGAATTTGCGCCACGTACTCTCCCATCGGCGTGGGCGAATTTAAGTTTTGGAAGATTATTGCCAAGGACGCACACACTGTCATTGTAGAAGATCTCTTCCCAAAGACCACGCTAATACCATCTacgccatcatcttccgATATCTGGACGCTGGCTGACTTCATTCTTGCGTCACCTGCGGAAGGGTCTATTAACCTGTGGACGCTGTGGAAGAACAACATGTCCTACAGAGTCAAGCGACTTGAGCTGGATAGAAAAAACATGGCGCAGTCGTGGGAGGAAAACTGGGATGGCGTGTACCCTGACGCTGGAACTATGCCAGTTCAAACGTCCGGGCCGTGCGACTCAACCGATGTGACAGAGAAATGGCTACAGTGCATTCTGCAACCAGGACGATTTACAAAGGCAACACTCGAGACAGCTTTGTCGATATACGAGCGCGGCCTGGGGACATCAAAGGatggcagcaacggcaaggGTCGTGGTCTTGCTGAGTCTATTTGCTCAGTCTTGGGTGCAACGGCTTCACTGGAGCGCGGCGCATCGGGGGCCATGGATTACGAGCAGTTTAGAGCATCTGGTGAAATTCAATGGCGCAGATTCTACAGACTCTTAGCCGAGCTGGACCGTCAGCGTGGAGAGGCTATTGGTTTGGCCTTTGATCCCGAGACTGACATGGCTTGGGTAATCTGCACCGATCTTGTCTCTGCCATCCGACTATGCAGTGATTTGGAGCGGCTTTATCACAATCTTGGCTCTCCTGATGAGGAGAACGCTAGCAAGGCGGCCCTGGTTAACGCCGCGCTGTCCTTTGTGGACGGTTTCTCAGACAATCATGTCCAGTTAGCTCAGGCTGCATTAAGACAAGAAATCTTCGACGAATCATCCAAAACCGATTTGGAGCGCATCCAGTACTTTTCCGACAAGGCTGGCTTCTGGAGGGGCATCACTGATGAGGACTGTGCACAGGTTGTTGATGTGCTCGGCGCTAATttcgccattgtcgacgacgATTTGTATGCTCATGTTTTAGACCTGATGGCTGCTCCCTTGGAAGCGAGACGGCGGCATTTACGTTACCCCTTGACGGAATTTGGGCAGAAACTCGTTATGAAGGGCGTTCAAGATGCCATTGCGTTGCAATGGAATGTTTGCTTCAGCCAGGTAATTCTTCTTGTTCACATGGAGTTTGAATTTGACAATGAAGAGGACGCCTTGCACAACCGTGTCGATATTGGATCAGTATATCGGAAACTCATCAGCGCACTTAAGAGGCTGGGACTCTTGAAGTGGCTGGCACATACCGAGTTGTCAATCCCTCTGTCCCATGGCGACCGAGCGTCACAGTCCAAGAAGGTTGGCGACGACAGCACCCAGACAGTGACTGCTCTCGAGGCCAACCTCGGGCACCTTCTCGGCTTTGATAATCTCAAAAAGGAACCTCTCTCTAGCAGCCTCGCGGATATCATAACAAACCTATGTGCGCCAGACAGCGACATCGAAGTCTCTCCGGCACTTATCCAATGTGCACTCATAAAACAAGACCGAGCCGATTTGGCTCTTGAGCTTGTTCCGTTTAGCGACCAAAACCCATTCTCTGTCTATGTGCTGGGCCGAGTTCAATTGGCACTCAACGACTTTGAGTCAGCAGCAATCAGTTTTAGAAGGGCAGCCATTGGAATGG GCACTAAAACAGTCCCCAGCGACAGACACAGCTGCGGGCTCTTGGGAGATACAGAGTGGAATCTCCTCAACAACGGCCAGGCAATGTATTATTCCCACATTGTTGCGCAATACGAAGCACAAAAGGCGTATTCATACGTGGTCGACTTTGCTAGGCTGGCGATGCAATTCCTGGATGCTGTCAAGGATAGTTCATCTGCGAAGGTTGAGATGCTGAGTCGTCTATTCAATGCTGCTTTGGTCACATCACAATTTGAGCTCGCTCACACAAGCCTGCTCTCCATCAAAGACGATGCCTTGAAGCACTCGAGCCTGCGAAAGCTTGTGGACAAGATGTGCGAAACATGTCACAGCATGGAACTGGTGTCGTTGCCTTTCCCCGGCCTGCAACAAGAAGTAGATGACATACTAGCCGACCGGTGCCGAAATTCGACCGATGTAGTGCAGGGATTCCCGTATCATCAAGTGTTGTACTCATGGCGTATCAAGCGCAACAATTACCGCGGAGCTGCATCAGTTCTCCTAGACCGCATCCAGAAACTAAAACTGGCCGGCGAGGGGGATAAGATTACGGGCGACGATGTTTTGGATACTCCGGTGACACGCCAGTACTTGCTTCTTATTAATGCCCTCAGCTGTGTTGAACCACAGCAAGCGTGGATATTCGACGAGGGAGCACCAGCGCTCCACCAAAATGGAGATGGTGCCAGCAAACGAAAGGTGGTGTCGCTGGCAGATATTCGCAAACAATACCAGAATGAGCTTGACAGAATTGCGGCGATCCAGAACAACCAATTTGGTTTCGAGGCGGGCGATGTAATGGAGTTATAA
- the hsp30_2 gene encoding heat shock protein, with protein MAFFPRTFYNKQDRSFTPLFRLLDDFDSYSRQQNPKASRHCSVRQWQPKFDVRETTDAYELHGELPGVSKENVNIEFSEPQTLVVRGQVERSYTAGTPPAVQVEDTAMSGDLPNAAEEPKNTRKATVEDEEDEEWSNASHSRPGTPTTTTAEIEKQPEPEEKKVADKAKYWLTERSVGEFSRSFNFPNRVDQDGVTANFKDGILSIVVPKAKKHESRRIAIN; from the coding sequence ATGGCATTCTTCCCACGAACCTTTTACAATAAACAAGATCGCTCCTTCACACCTCTGTTCCGTCTgctcgacgactttgacagcTACTCTCGTCAGCAGAACCCAAAGGCCAGTCGTCACTGCTCAGTCcgacaatggcagccaaAGTTTGACGTCCGCGAGACCACGGATGCCTATGAGCTTCATGGTGAACTTCCTGGCGTGAGCAAGGAGAATGTCAATATTGAGTTCTCTGAGCCTCAGACCTTGGTTGTTCGAGGCCAGGTCGAGAGATCCTATACCGCTGGCACTCCCCCAGCAGTCCAGGTTGAGGACACTGCAATGAGCGGCGATCTCCCTAACGCTGCTGAGGAGCCCAAGAATACACGAAAGGCCActgttgaagatgaggaggacgAAGAATGGTCCAACGCATCACACTCCCGCCCCGGAACGCCAACTACCACCACAGCGGAAATCGAGAAGCAGCCTGAgcccgaggagaagaaggtcGCCGACAAAGCCAAGTACTGGCTCACAGAGCGCAGCGTTGGCGAGTTTTCTCGCAGCTTCAACTTTCCCAACCGCGTCGATCAGGACGGAGTGACTGCCAACTTCAAGGATGGCATTCTGTCCATTGTCGTGCCAAAGGCTAAGAAGCACGAATCCCGCCGCATCGCCATCAACTAA
- the rhp51 gene encoding DNA repair protein rhp51: MADEYDEAQAGDDGGMTGPGAPTPLTALEGIAGLTKRDIQLVMDGGFNTVESVAYTPRRMLEQIKGISEQKAQKILGEASKLVPMGFTTATEMHQRRSELISITTGSKNLDTLLAGGIETGSVTELFGEFRTGKSQICHTLAVTCQLPFDMGGGEGKCLYIDTEGTFRPVRLLAVANRFGLSGEEVLDNVAYARAYNSDHQLQLLNQAAAMMCETRFSLLVVDSATALYRTDFCGRGELSNRQTHLAKFMRTLQRLADEFGIAVVITNQVVAQVDGGPSSMFNPDPKKPIGGNIIAHASTTRISLKKGRGETRIAKIYDSPCLPESDTLFAINEDGIGDPAPKDMEKD, translated from the exons ATGGCTGACGAATACGACGAAGCCCAAGCGGGTGACGATGGTGGCATGACAGGACCTGGAGCTCCCACGCCGCTCACAGCCTTGGAG GGAATTGCTGGTTTAACAAAACGCGACATTCAACTCGTCATGGATGGCGGATTTAATACGGTGGAGTCTGTGGCATATACTCCTCGTCGAATGCTGGAACAAATAAAAGGCATTTCGGAACAAAAAGCACAGAAGATTCTGGGAGAAG CCTCCAAACTTGTTCCCATGGGGTTCACGACCGCCACCGAGATGCATCAGCGACGAAGCGAACTCATTTCCATCACAACGGGATCCAAGAACTTGGACACACTTCTCGCGGGCGGCATCGAAACTGGCTCAGTCACCGAGTTATTTGGCGAATTCAGAACCGGAAAGAGCCAGATTTGCCACACGTTGGCTGTGACGTGTCAGCTGCCTTTTGACATGGGCGGTGGTGAGGGCAAGTGTCTGTATATTGACACCGAGGGAACTTTTCGACCAGTGCGactccttgccgtcgccaaccGCTTTGGGCTATCTGGAGAGGAGGTTTTAGACAATGTGGCTTATGCTCGTGCTTACAACTCTGACCATCAGCTTCAACTGCTGAATCAAGCTGCTGCCATGATGTGTGAGACCCGGTTCTCATTGCTCGTCGTTGACAGTGCAACTGCTCTGTATCGTACAGATTTCTGTGGTCGTGGAGAGCTATCCAACCGACAGACACATTTGGCAAAGTTTATGCGTACGCTACAGAGATTGGCTGATGAGTTCGGAATTGCTGTGGTGATCACCAACCAGGTTGTCGCTCAGGTCGACGGTGGACCAAGCTCCATGTTCAACCCCGACCCAAAGAAGCCCATCGGTGGCAATATTATTGCCCACGCTAGCACGACTCGTATCAGCTTGAAGAAGGGACGCGGTGAGACAAGAATCGCCAAAATCTATGATAGTCCGTGTCTGCCTGAGAGCGATACGTTGTTTGCTATCAATGAGGATGGTATTGGCGACCCTGCTCCGAAGGATATGGAGAAGGATTAG
- the vps26 gene encoding Vacuolar protein sorting-associated protein 26 — protein sequence MSYFFSTPVDIDVVLEDADDRSMVDVKLDKNRREKAPLYMDGESVKGAVTVRPKDGKRLEHTGIKVQFIGTIEMFFDRGNHYEFLSLNQELAAPGELQHPQTFDFNFKNVEKQYESYNGINVKLRYFVRVTVSRRMADVIREKDIWVYSYRIPPEMNSSIKMDVGIEDCLHIEFEYSKSKYHLKDVIVGRIYFLLVRLKIKHMELSIIRRETTGAAPNQYNESETLVRFEIMDGSPSRGETIPIRLFLGGFDLTPTFRDVNKKFSTRYYLSLVLIDEDARRYFKQSEIILYRQAPDGLAENTAGGLQPLPAPNEAKLAAAQAAAAQG from the exons ATGTCGTACTTCTTCTCCACCCCCGTCGACATCGACGTCGTTctcgaggatgccgacgaccGCTCCATGGTCGACGTCAAACTCGACAAGAACCGCCGCGAAAAGGCTCCCCTCTACATGGACGGCGAATCCGTCAAGGGTGCCGTCACCGTCCGCCCCAAGGATGGCAAGCGCCTCGAGCACACGGGCATCAAGGTGCAATTCATCGGCACCATTGAAATGTTCTTTGACCGTGGCAACCACTACGAATTCCTCTCGCTGAACCAAGAACTCGCCGCCCCCGGTGAGCTGCAACACCCGCAGACCTTCGACTTCAACTTCAAAAACGTCGAGAAGCAGTACGAGTCGTACAACGGCATCAACGTCAAGCTGCGGTACTTTGTGCGCGTCACCGTGTCCCGCCGCATGGCCGACGTCATTCGTGAAAAGGACATTTGGGTCTACAGCTACCGCATTCCGCCCGAGATGAATAGCAGCATTAAGATGGACGTCGGCATCGAGGACTGTCTTCACATCGAGTTCGAGTACAGCAAGAGCAAATACCACCTCAAGGATGTCATTGTCGGCCGCATCTACTTTTTGTTGGTCCGGCTGAAGATTAAGCACATGGAGCTGTCCATTATTCGAAGAGAAACGACGGGCGCCGCGCCGAATCAGTACAACGAGAGCGAGACGCTGGTGAGGTTTGAGATCATGGACGGTTCGCCGTCGAGGGGGGAGACCATTCCTATTAGGCTGTTCTTGGGAGGTTTCGACTTGACGCCTACGTTTCGGGATGTGAATAAGAAGTTCTCGACGAGATATTACCTCAGTTTGGTCCTGATTGATGAGG ATGCCCGTCGGTACTTCAAGCAATCCGAAATCATTTTGTACCGCCAAGCTCCCGACGGCCTCGCCGAAAACACCGCCGGCGGTTTGCAGCCTCTTCCGGCTCCCAACGAAGCCAAATTAGCCGCcgctcaagctgctgctgcccaaggATAG